The Syngnathoides biaculeatus isolate LvHL_M chromosome 16, ASM1980259v1, whole genome shotgun sequence DNA segment TGTAGCCGTGCTCGATGAGGGCAGTGCAAAGCGCTTGGCAGTTGAGAAGAACCTGCATCTGGTACGCTTTAAACTCTGGCGTCATAGCTTGTCTGAGAGCCACAGCAACGCCTGGGGATGTACAACAAGAAAATGTACATGTGAGTACAAGTAGAATGCAGTCAAACGAGTAGCTCTTGACATAAGTCAGAGAACAAAGTCTTTATTATGGGCTGATGAGTTGAAGGACCTGCGATGGAATGGTTGTGAGGGCCGCCCTGCAGCCCCGGAAAGACGGCTTGGTTGATTAAAGACTCGAGATTGTACATTGTGGTCTCCTTCCCGTCTACACTGTGCACACCTGCAGACGAAAAGCCAGGATTGAACAGAATTCTCGAGAACTGCGAAGGCTCGATGACGAAAGAGTTGACCTTTCCTGAAGAATATTAGTCCGGCTCTGCAGCCGCGCAGCGTCTTGTGCGTCGTGGTAGAAACTATGTCGCAGTAGTCAAAGGGGGAAGGCACGACTCCGGCCGCCACCAGTCCACCGATGTGCGCCATGTCTCCCATCAGATGCGCGCCGCTCTCTCGAGCGATCTGCTTCATACGGGCGTAGTTGATGTTGCGGGAGTAGCAGCTCGTTCCTGTgaacgaaaggaaaagaaaacatacttGTGAATTTTCGCTCGTGTTCAAATGCAAAAGGTTTTCCTGAAGAATCCCAATTAATTTCACACGGGTAAGTATGGGTGAAATATTGCAGACTTCATTTAAATGTGATCTTTCAATTTCCTCCCTTAAAAGGACAAAACTGTAAAGACAAACAAGTTGGGAGAATATATGTGAATGCGTGATAGACCTGCAATGATGAGTTTGGGGTGGAAAAGCTTTGCATTTTCTTGCAGTCTGTCATAATCGATGTAACCAGTTTTAGGATTCACCTGAAACCAGAACACGTTTTCTCAACATCTACACACCAATAACAGTTTCATCTGATGTGTGCAGAGAAAGAATAATAATATTAGACTGAAGTGACCAACATTCACTTAACGAAAATGTAGACGAAGAATGCTAATAGGGTCATCTAAATTTCTGCTGGGAAAACAAGGGGAGTATTTTTGGATTGGCGGGACCTGTTTTTAAGAAGGAGGACCGGAGCGTATGTTCCAAATCCAGGGGGATCTGCTCACCCTACCTGGGAAAGCCTATTCTGGAGTACTAGAGAGGAGAGTCTGTTTGTCTAACCGTGGATGTGAGAGGTGGAATTTGATTATTGTTCCGGTCCTGAAACTCTGTGCAAGCTCTACAAGAGTGCATGGTACTTTGCTCAACCACTGCACGAGTGTTTCATGAAATTGTAAACGGCAAGACTGCGATTatccccatagctcagtggtcagcgcattggtttggtaaaccaagggtcgtaagtttgtatctcactggggcctctactcccctagaggggttgtgtcaggaagggcatccggtgtaaaaactgtgccaaaaaaatatgagcgttcatctgagatgtcacgctgtgccgacccctaacgggagaagccgaaagaagaCAGTAGAAGGCATAAGGCAGTGTTCCTAATTGGATTCTGCCAAGGATGTGCTTTCTCAAAGGGTGTATTTTAATTTATGGAATACCAAGaccgcgattgactggcaaccaattcagggtgtaccccgcctcctgcctgaagaaagctgggacaggctcaagTCCACCCTTATaaggagaagcggctcagaaaatggatgaatggaatacCTATGAACACCCAAGGCATatagagggtgtccagtttgaTGGCCTAAAGATATTCATGAAAGATGCGGTCCTCTTAGCCCTTTATCGAGGATTTAGCGTTTGTCGGGCCAGTTCACAGCTGGCTGTCGGGCCTCTAAATCTGAGGCTCGTGTCTGTGGCCAACAGCTGTGTTAGGAGTGTGCTCATCGAGTTGATCTGATTTACTGTTCTCCTGGGGTTCAATAAAGGACTGACAAATGTATCTGCAACTGtctctccttttccccttttaaGGGTTTTACACGTACTTATATTGTAAAAGCCCATTAAAAAACAATTGCTTAAAACATCCTGGATAAAGCGGGGGGAACAATGAATCACAATATGGTGGGGAAACACTGTAGCCAGGTGAGGTGAGTCTGTCGGTTCCTGCATGTGCCTGACGAGGACCTTGGGAGAGACCCAGAATATGCTGCCTTCCAACTTGTCTTAGATCTCAACGCTAGTTTGATTTGGGAAAGCCTCTCTTCCTGCGAACCTGGATATCAatgagattttttgtttttttttggtgggggggggggggggattctctCCCAAAAGTATTGGAGTACTTACAGGATGTTATTTAACTAATTATTGAAGTGCATGTGAACCAATATTTGTGATCAACCTTGTACGGCATGGACTCAAAGAACATGGACGTTGCAGAGAATTTTTTCTTCTCCGTCCTGAAACCATGTGTCAGGTGACCTCCATCTGGAAGGTCCAAGCCCATGATTCGGCCGTATGGACCCACGATAGCAGTGTAGACAGCGAAGTTGGCAGGTGAACCTTCATGGAGAAGCATTGACATCCGTGAATTGACAGTTCGCAAGGCGAAATGAGGAGTGAGGTGAAAGAGAacattgtgaaattaatttgaGAAATTAGACGACATTAGTTACCTGAATACGATCGCACGTTCACGCCCCATTTTTGAGAGTCCAGACCATAGGCCTCCAATGCTCGCTTTTGACAGAGACTTTCCAGCTCGTCAACATGCTCGGATCCACCAAAGTGGCTGACATTGAGAGCATAAGAGGTTGAATTTCATTACACCTGATCTGATGCCGTCATTGACCGTAGTTTCCTGAACCACTTTAGAAAACTGTTTTATTCTTACTTATGTCCAGGATTTCCCTTGGAGTACTTGTTGCTGAGACAAGATCCCAGAGCCTCTAGAACAGCTCTGCTGATGAAGTTCTCTGAAGCAATCAGCTCCAGCCCATATGTCTGcttttccttctcctttttTATGATGGAGAAcacctgaaaaacaaaattgataaAACTCAGATTATAAAGGAAACAAAATAACAACTTGATACACAGGCAAACACTACAGTATAGATGAGAGCAGGTTATTATTGCAAAAAATTGAGCTAAATGTAATTGATTCAAGTTTAATCCAATGGGTTCTCTTCATTGAACCCATCAATGAGGTTTAGTCGGCGGCAATCACCTCGCGCTAAAGGATAGAACCCATATTTGACGTTAGAATCTTGGTCGATGAAGCTACAATAACTGGATATGTATTTTGTTTCTGAAAttgaatcagaaaaaaaaaaaaaacaaaacccatgcAAGAAAAGGGAAAAGGAAAATCGCAGACCCCGCCACCGTTCGGCTGAAATCGAGAGTGCTACACAATTTAGTTTACTGACCTCAGAGTCGTTGATGGCCAGAGGCTCTAACATCATCTTGTGGTGCGAGTCCCAAGTCTTCTTGGTGACATATTGGCCGTTTGTTAAAGCCACACTTGTTGTTGTTCTTAGACAGTGGCGCACTGAATAGgataatcaaataaaacactttGATGGAAAATTGTGTACCTTAAATGTcaactgatttttaaaactCGGGAGTGAATCGCAAATTTCGAAACTTTTACTTTGCTTGATTTAAACGGTTGCTCTTTGAAACAAATGATTAACTGCATTATTCTTATCCGACAGCTTGGTCCCATCCAAGTGgtggaattttttattttcattttttggtccAACAATGTGAATAATAAAACACTGAGGGGCGGTTATCAATGGATACTGAAAATTATGCTATTAAATATAGTGATGGGGGATTTATTTAGTCTTTAACATTTCTTCTTATCACTTTTGAACATGATTATCAAGGATCCTATCATAcggaatctatctatctatctatctatctatctatctatctatctatctatctatctatctatctatctatctatctatctatctatctatctatctatctatctatctatctatctatctatatctatctatctatctatctatctatctatctatctatctatctatctatctatctatctatctatctatctatctatctatctatctatctatctatctatctatctattatttGCTATAGTCTTTGGAatccaaaaattatttttatttcccgttaacagcccccccccaaaaaaaccctcaaCCAGATCAGACATTCTTAACTTTATCAGCTAATTACATTTATTAGTTTGCATTTTCCCAAATTATAGCTTATACGGTCCAACTTTCACCCCAATTTGAAAAACGTggattcaggttacaaaaaaaattgtcattcatATCTAACGTGTCTAATGTGTTTCTGCTTAACTAGTATAAAGATCAGACTTCACAGCTAAAGACTGAATTCAAGTTTATCTAAATACAGTTACTACAAAAAGAAGCTATATGTATACTcgaagtacatactgtatattaagtCATGGACTggcaaaaacagtaaaaatgattGTATCTGGATTAAAACGATTCATAGTTAATATTGAATAATATATATTCACATGCATTAATAATCAATGCAAAATTTGATGGACTGACGGAAAACAGAAACTCAATCTGTTAATCACATTCTATTTGTGCTGCGAATCGTGATAGGTACTGCATTGTTTTGAGGTGTCAGAGCTTGTCGAGAAATCCAAAGTGGATTTAGTGAAGCCGAAACAAAGATGTGCCACAGAGAGTTGGGTTTCAGGCTTGTGAAAGGGAGGGGCGTCTCCCTCAGGGGCACCCAAGTGGAGAAAAGTAGAGAATATCTTTCTGAAATAAATAACTCAATTAGGAATCCTTTCCaagttatatattttaaaaaaaaagctattctACTTGTGTAGCTTGTGTAAACCCGGCGATTTATTACAAATTTCTCAATAATTGCACCCGATTTTCCCAAATCCTAAATCAAATTCTGTCATTAGATCACAATcagtcatccatttttggaattattattttaaacattatccaagaggcagcacggtggatcagctggttaagcgtgagcctcacagttcggaggacctgggttcgatcccgcctgtgtggagtttgcatgttctccccttgcctgcgtgggtttcctccgggcactccggtttcctcccacatcccaaaaacatgcaacattaacagaacactctaaattgcccctaggtgtgattgtgagtgcggctgttcgtgtcgatgtgccctgcgattggctgacaaccagttcaaggtgtacccccctcctgcccgttgacaactgggataggctacagcactcgccgcgaacctcgtgaggataagcggtgaagaaaattttaATGGCTCcctcacattcccaaaacatgcatgtta contains these protein-coding regions:
- the LOC133514953 gene encoding serine hydroxymethyltransferase, cytosolic-like; its protein translation is MFSKMVKYSSTRSKTTFWVRHCLRTTTSVALTNGQYVTKKTWDSHHKMMLEPLAINDSEVFSIIKKEKEKQTYGLELIASENFISRAVLEALGSCLSNKYSKGNPGHNHFGGSEHVDELESLCQKRALEAYGLDSQKWGVNVRSYSGSPANFAVYTAIVGPYGRIMGLDLPDGGHLTHGFRTEKKKFSATSMFFESMPYKVNPKTGYIDYDRLQENAKLFHPKLIIAGTSCYSRNINYARMKQIARESGAHLMGDMAHIGGLVAAGVVPSPFDYCDIVSTTTHKTLRGCRAGLIFFRKGVHSVDGKETTMYNLESLINQAVFPGLQGGPHNHSIAGVAVALRQAMTPEFKAYQMQVLLNCQALCTALIEHGYKIVTGGSDNHLILLDLRSKGTDAVRAEKVLEACDISCNKHACPGETSAMSPSGLRLGSPALTSRGLEEDDFRKVADFIHQGIELTLEVQRSLDPKATLKDFILALAQDKKFQRCVTEIRTEVEAFAGNFPMPGHTEV